The following is a genomic window from Malus sylvestris chromosome 7, drMalSylv7.2, whole genome shotgun sequence.
TTGGGGTGATTCAATCTTCCGTCGAATGTTTGAATAAGAAGATGCGAAGCGAGAAAGTGTTACTTGAAAAGACCCGGGACAGGCTGACTTCGCAGTTTGCAGGGGTTTCGTCACTAGAGGAGGAGATGAAGAACATTAAGGTGAAGGCACAAATAGGCGATGATGCAGAAACAAATACTAAGAGTGGCTTTGGCAATTCAGCATTTGTTTCAAGGGAGCATATGCAGTTTAGTAAAATAGTGGAAGCTGCGAACTTTGAAGCATTTGGGGCAATGTCAAGGAATGGGCATTCCAAGAACATTATGGAGACTGCTGAAATGAGGTGGATTGCAGCTAAAAAGATGGAAGAAGCGGCAAAGGCAGCAGAGGCCGTTGCTCTTGCTGAAATCAAGGCTTTAACGAGTGGCGGGAGCTCGTCAGGGTACGTCCTTCCAGAGCCCGAGAAAATGAGTTTTAGTTCCCAGATGAAATCTCCTCTAAACTCGAAAGCTCAAGAAGCTGAGGGCTGGTTCAAGAAGAAGCTAGTGGATGCCATGCGCCAAATCGATGAAGCTCATACTTCTAAACTGGCTATATTGAGGAAGCTGAGAGAAGCAACGGAAGAAGTTAAACACAGCAAACAATTCTTGGAGGAGGCTCTGAACAAAGTAGAAATTGCTAATCGAAAGCAACTTGCTGCCGAAGAAGCTCTTGAGAGTTGGGGACCCGAGCACCATCAGAAGGGACAAGCAGCAGCCTACAACATTCACAACCTAAACAATTTCCGATCACCAGATTATAACCTGAACTCTCCGATGAATGAGATGAACAAGTCAGTCATAGTAAATGATAGCCCGAAGCCAGTTTTAAGGTCAACATGCTCGATGAGAGATGTACTTAGCAGGAAGCAAGTTCTCCCCGAAGATTTTGTGGCAACAAAGGAAGTGGATCGCGGCCAGACTGACACTCACAGAGTAGCCTTGAGTGAAATGCTTCATGCTCTGAGGgaggatttgacatttccttcGAAAGTCGAGAAGGAAGGAAATGATCAGAAGCCGGTTTTAGCACATAGGAAGAAATTCGGGTTCATCCAGATTTCGCTTCCCTTGTCGAGGCCGAGTAAGAAAAAGATGCAAACTTCGAATGCAATGTGACACCATTAGATTGTTTAACTGTTTCTATCCAGTTCTTTTGCTCTTTGAGTTATGGTTTTGCCTATGTCTGTCTTGGAGGTGTTGTTTTATTGTTTGGCAGTCTGTATAGgtgattttattaatatgtattATGCAGTGAGTCTGGACATTTATTTTACTTTGTTTGATGGATTGGAGTGaagttttttaataaaataccTTCACCTTGTACATGTAATTATATTTCTTAGGTTGTACTTAAATTCACATGGGTTTATATAGATACAGAAGGCTTGGCGCAAAGCCGAGCGCATTAGTGTTTTAGAATTCATACAATTGATCTTATTTAGTGAGATAAAACTTGGTCGTTGTTGCTGTGTATTTATATAGATGATATGTTTACTTACGAGGATTGAGGATGGTAGGGAATCATAAAGCTTGTAGAAAGTAACAAAATGTGAATCAAATCAACTACTCCCGCGACTTGATTCCCCTTCTCAATTTTGAGAGTGTTTGATTACTAATTTTAAAGCGAGACTCACATCTTTAAGTGTTTAGTAAATGCGGAAGAAGTTGGGAATTTGAATCATCTTTTTCTTAGTGTATCTAATTCTAGTAAGTAAACATGGTCAAAGACGACACGTTCActataaaaagataaaatatgaTGACTCATTCTTGACAAGTTTCTCATTCACTAGTGAAAAATGAGGTCTTATTATCACTTTGAACTTGATCTAAGTCCAAAATTTTCAGAACATCAATAACATATATTCATAAAAGTTTGTAAATTCTTTGATTTATATAAGTTATTGTGATGTATGTGTATTCTAGTAGATAAAGTGTTGGGTTTCCACTTATGCACAGTGACGAAGCCAACATAGGATCATTGGTTGTTGTGTATGTATATAGATGATAGGTTTACTTACGAGGATTGAGGACAGTAGGGAATCATAAAGCTTGTAGACAAAGAAAGTAACAAATGCGAATCAAATCAACTACTCCCACTGCTTGATTCCCCTTCTCAATTTTGAGAGTGTTTGATTACTAATTTTAAAGTGAGACTCACGTATTGATTCTTTAAGTGTTTAGTAAATGCGGAAGAAGTTGAGAATTTGAATCATCTTTTTCTTAGTGTATCTAATTCTAGTAAGTAAACATGCCAATAAGATTTTGTCCATTCGAGTGCTATGCTTATTGTACATGCATCGATAGTCAAAGACGACACATTCACTATAAAAGGATAAAATATGATGACTCATTCTTGACAAGTTTCTCATTTACTAGTGAAAAATGAGGTGTTATTATCACTTTGAACTTGATCTAagtccaaaattttcaaaacatcAATAACATATATTCATAAAAGTTTGTAAATTCTTTGATTTATATAAGGCATTGTGTCATATATGGTCTATTATCCTAGTAGATAAAGTGTTAGGTTTCCACTTATACGCAGCAACGAAGCCAGCATAGGATCATTGGTTGTTCATAACCTCAATAACTTCAAAAACCCTATGTATATTGTATTTGACCTTATAAACAGTTATGGTAAACTTAATTACAACCTCCTCCTacttcttcttctatttttttttttttatcacccaTGCCTTTCTTTTCTCATTTCTTGTGTGTGACTCTATTGTGCACCCCAAATGCTCAATATGCTTTAGTGGACAAGTCTTGTTAATCTTCAACATTACTTTATCTTTCCATATAGCCACCCTTGATAAGCCTTTACATAATAAGTCTTCAACGGATATTGGCAAGAATCGACATGCTCCTATCAAATGCTTGACGAAGTGGTCCAATGAAGCCTTTTTTTAGTCCAAATCATAATCCCATTATTTAATTTGCCACTACTCATGCATGCTAAGTTCAAAACACTCATATTTCTTAAGTTATTGTAATAGCTTTGAACTTGTCCTATCTcttcaataataataaaattttaaaaggcATCGTGGCATTGTGCTTTCACACTAGTCACTAATTGTCGTTAAAAATCATAGTGCTCCATGCCGCCATTTCCACTTTGCGCGCATTCTAAGATTACCGCGGGAAACGTACTTTTTGTAAAGTGAGGATTCTCGTCGGAGTCTCTTTGTAAGAATTCCAGAATATTTcaatcacattcgttcatcgtatatcgtgcggttaatttttgtcatgtactatttatattcaattttaaatataaaaaaaattcaataattttttattgtacGATATACGATTAACGAATATGATTGAAGAATCCCTAAGATCCTCACGAAGAGAATCTGAAGAGGATCCTCCCAGCTTTATGTATTTTACCTCTCTTTTCAGGTAACTTTTCAATTTTACAGCAACCCCGCCCGCCCAAAACCCGCATGCAAGTTGGCAATCCACATAGAACTACACTAAACTCCGCTTCTACCCTAGGGACCACAACAcgtggggagaagagagatttttcaatgtgaccggtacatagatggtacatcacgtgtcattttacaaatgatagatatgtgtgctaaaaagttaataatttaagaaataaaatttttcacaacttctattaaaacacgtgttGTACCACTTATGTTCctgtcacaattaaaaatttctctatAGTGGAAAAAAACTGCAAGTGGGTTGGCCCACAAAATGCATACTTATGTGCGCAATTTCTTCCACTAATTTACGCGAGTCCTATAAAATACCTGCAAATTTAACGTCAAAAGTTGCAGAGTTGCAGGGTGGTCCTTCAATGGGGAATCCGAGAAGGACCCGGAAGAGGGTTCGTGCAATCCGTCGAGCTCCCGATGGAAGTGTCTTTCAGAAACGGTGCGGCATAAAATgcattatttttctttaattttatttgggtTTAAttacatttgattttcttttgtaatttaatttggATAATATTTTGGGATTTTGATAAATTGTTTGTAGCAATTCCTGTGGGGCTTCGGTCCCCATTGCTTTGGCTGGGATGCACGAGTGTGAATTCAACGAGAACGTGAAGAGGTTCAGAGGCGTTAGCGTGGATGTTAAGAAACAGAGCATTTGGGACCAGCTTGTAATCAGGGCCCCTTGCCATTTCTtcttgtaagtttttttttttttttttctcaattgaTTCAGTTATTTGTAATTGCTTATTTAGAAAACAGTTACACTCATAATTACTTTCGATAGAAGTGTTTTTATTAGAAGcatgttgatttttttattgaaattccTAGTGCTTCGTGCAAAAATATTGGGCACTAGCTTAATAGAAATCATTTCTATACGAGTCAGAAGCACTTTTAGGTATTTTTGTTGAACGCAATCAAGAGCACTTGTAATCCTTCGGTAAACAATCTCAAACAAAGCCGGATTTGTTTGGAAGTGATTTTAACTGTAGTTAAACCAAAAACACTTCTTACAACTTTGTTTAGGAGAAAGTTTAAAATGCATATGGGTTGCATATGTACTTGTAAGTTTTTTTCAAGAAGTACATGATAGGACTTTCAAGTGCTTTTTTAGGAATCACTTGTGTTTTTATTAAACCCTTATTTTGTGGGTTTATCAGGAAAGAGCTTACCAAGACAAGCAAGGCTGGAAATTGGGTTGCCATTAATCGAGAAGGGTTTGAGGCATGGAAGAACAAGTCCGACAAGGTAAAGATTGGATCTTTAATATTTATGAGTCCTCCCAAAGATTGGATCTTTAATATTTATGAGTCCTCCCAAGTTGTTATATTGTGGGATTCATGTGTTGTATTGTGTTCATTTGGAGTCTTGTTTTGTTAGGAGAGACAGCCATATGTTGCCGAAGCTGAAAAATCGACAAGGCTTACCTGAAAGCTTtacttgaagaagcaaatgataAGTTTAAGGTAAATTCACTGACATGAAATTACCAACTGTTTATGTAGCATTGGCTCTTAGCATGATCACTTGGGGAGAAACTTACCTATAACGGGGTTCCCACTGTAGTTTTATCTCATGCCAATAATGTATTTTTCGGCAAGGAAATGAAAATAATGACAATACGTGATTGGTTTAAACTACCATCATTGGGACATTCCCGTTCTAATCCCCAAATGATATCATGTTAGCAATGCCAAAATACAGCCTTCAATATGTAAATCCTAGTAAACTGAATTAAGGACGAGGTCATTGGTTGTAACTTGCAGGTAGATGATGAGGCAGATTCGGCCGCTGTCGGGAACAATGGGAAGCCTGGTGAGGtgtgttttctttcttaaaTCTCAGAATACAATTTTGGTCACGCATTACTGGTTGGTTTATACTTTAATCATCATATATCTAGTTTTAATTGTTCATAATATGGTTTAGCCACAGTTTTCTGAAGACTATGAGAATTCTGATGGCTCTCATGTATTTTGGGATCACTCTGCTACAACTGGATCTTGGCACACCTACCATAGGTCTCTAACTCTGCTACAACTGGATCTTGGCACATCTaccaggtctctctctctctctccccaatgTGTGTTTATGTTTGAAGCTGAGCGGATAGTGATTTTCACACTCCTAGTTTTtcttttaggaaaactaatgaaaagagtttgaaaactttgagttttaacgataaagacaaaataaaaggtaaagtgaatagtaccaggattgactttttagtgtaaaaatgtgattttttgttaaaatgaacagtaccgagagttttTCGTCAAAGTTCAGTTTTCCTTTTGCACTACTCTGCTTGTTCTTGTCCTTTAGTTCTCTTTAACCCTAATTGTTAGTAAAAAGGCGACGAGTGCTGGAGGAGAACATAAGAGTGCAAAAATCACTTCCGAATGTATCGGTCTTGTTTCTTATTCAACATTGTCCTGCTAATTCTCTAAACTTTGTTACCTCCCGAAACAGGCCAATGGTGCATGAGTTCACCTCATGGAACTGGAAAATGGTGCATGGATTTTGAGGATTCGGAAGCTAAGAAATCGCCTTTTTTAGCTGATCGTTTTTGGGGGTAATGGAAGCGCCTCCAATCgatcaaacaaaaaaagtgATTCAGTCCGACTCAAGCGAGTGAGCGAAAGGCGTGGCAAGAGAGCGAGTTCGACTCGTCATTTCTGAGATTACCTTTTTCCCATTACCTGTTTCTTCAAAGGCAAGTCATTTGGCTATCGTATAGTAAGTTAGTAACAAAGGGGTGGTTAATTTCCTATGTAGAGTTGAAAAGGTTTCACTTTTTGATGTGAAATACATGAGACCCAGAAGTTTTGTGCTCATAATATGGTCTCGAGAATGTTTTGCCTCGCACTTATGTAACAAGAAGTTTCAAATTTACTGCATTTGACTGTGAATCTCTATGATCATATTTATGATGTTCTTGGTACGTGGTAAATTTAACCTCTCACTTTAGAATCGTGCACGTAAAATTCCATTTTAATACAAATGTTTATATGTGACAAAGTTAAACCACTCTAAAATTCATTTAGAATTGGTTTTAAAGTAACTGAAaatgcttttagagaaaatatttttagatacaAAAGCACATGAATTGCTTTTTAGAAGAATGGTGCTTCTTCTAGCAATCTTTAGTTGTTTTTTCtgaatttacttgcattttttactaaggattgatttcaaaaatattttaaatacaacattttcagttattttaaaaacgcTTTTAAATGAGCTCCTAATCTACGAAATGAAGATGCGAAAGCAAGGGCACTAGGGATTTGGGACATTTCATCAAATTTCTGAACACGCTGGCAGCCTCGGTTactaattttatatataaaggagagattttttcttataattaCAATCAAAACATAATTTTAATAGCGTTACTCGTTATAGTTTTAGTAGCGTTACTCGTTTAAGGCATAGCAAAACTTCCCCTGTGAGAAGAAAATAGGGGACAAGGATTGTGTGCCCTCCCTATgctcttctgttttgtgtggtcacggttaagccacgtcaatatttatattgtttttttatagatataaaaagataaaaatcaatagtaatataaaatattaacgttgcttaaccgtgaccacacaaacagaagagcacggagagggcagacaatcgtTGTCCGAAAAAGGGTTTGGTGAAATGAGGATAAAagggaagaaaacaaaagaaggaaaattagAGATATTCTCTTTTTTGTGCGAATTAAAATGACAAATATTTCATTGGAAAAATGTTGAAGTCGGCCCTGGGAAAAACAAGATAAttacacaaaattaaaaatatgaaaaaaataccaaataaacaataaaaattgTAAGTACAGCAAAAGCTTGTTCGAAGGGCTTTCTAGGCT
Proteins encoded in this region:
- the LOC126627887 gene encoding WEB family protein At2g40480-like, translated to MAAEAVPGTPGINEMRPETGTEFRFNNGSGHGHGAPGSPCPPGIRRVGLRAVIDTSPPFGSVEEAVTRFGGRGSWIPFYKLGENYNGVEEFDLKKVEEQAAELEKDLIVKELETLDVLEELATTKRIVEELKRQLQKEALKSLTVSPQDSHLEEHMLSSPAIKEMNKEIYRTPGNNHEHVMGNSSPYPNSPDLILMELKQAKLNLGKTISDLGVIQSSVECLNKKMRSEKVLLEKTRDRLTSQFAGVSSLEEEMKNIKVKAQIGDDAETNTKSGFGNSAFVSREHMQFSKIVEAANFEAFGAMSRNGHSKNIMETAEMRWIAAKKMEEAAKAAEAVALAEIKALTSGGSSSGYVLPEPEKMSFSSQMKSPLNSKAQEAEGWFKKKLVDAMRQIDEAHTSKLAILRKLREATEEVKHSKQFLEEALNKVEIANRKQLAAEEALESWGPEHHQKGQAAAYNIHNLNNFRSPDYNLNSPMNEMNKSVIVNDSPKPVLRSTCSMRDVLSRKQVLPEDFVATKEVDRGQTDTHRVALSEMLHALREDLTFPSKVEKEGNDQKPVLAHRKKFGFIQISLPLSRPSKKKMQTSNAM